The Bos taurus isolate L1 Dominette 01449 registration number 42190680 breed Hereford chromosome 18, ARS-UCD2.0, whole genome shotgun sequence genome has a window encoding:
- the TMC4 gene encoding voltage-gated chloride channel TMC4 — translation MEERPPWDPEAWGSVEGRPAPRAARTGPSLSSVLNELPSAATLRYRGPGVLPWGSEEAEDEEAWRSMQTSADAALQEQPEPGASRELPWPMLARRAHRQRLARDRVAQGAGSTGAQWTRLIRRSKEKVREGLRSLQPWAWTLKRIGGQFGAGTESYFSLLRFLLLLNVLASVLTACMVLLPTWLEGTPPGPPAPNASSPCGSYNPGSHGLVPFATELFNLLSGEGFLEWSPLFYGFYPPRPHLAITYLCAAFAIGLLYLLLILHRSVSGLKQTLLAESEALTRYSHRVFSAWDFGLSGEVHVRLRQRLILYELQVELEEARVRRRAAVRTLGQQARLWSVRLLLNLVVLALLGAAFYGIYWATGATVGLQDKPLIQRTPVLKLVVDYLPSIFISLVNFVLPPVFKLIAPLEGYTRSRQIVFILLRTVSLRLVSLLVLLFSLWNEITCGGDAEDERCKTCGYNYKELPCWETRMGQEMYKLLLFDLLTGLAVILLYQFPRKLLCGLCPGALGRFARTQEFQVPDEVLGLIYAQTVVWVGSFFCPLLPLLNTVKFLLLFYLKKITLFSTCSPASRTFRASTVNFFFPLVLLLGLAISAVPVLYSIFLIPPSKLCGPFRGQSSIWVVIPASIRELPQTAQNVLFFLGTQAFAVPLLLISSILMAYTVALANSYGRLISELKRQIQTEAQNKVFLAQRAVALSSADRTL, via the exons ATGGAGGAGCGCCCGCCGTGGGACCCGGAGGCCTGGGGCTCCGTGGAGGGGCGGCCGGCACCCCGGGCGGCCAGAACAG GCCCGTCACTGTCCTCTGTGCTGAATGAGCTGCCCAGCGCTGCCACCCTTCGGTACCGAGGCCCTGGGGTGCTGCCTTGGGGGTCTGAGGAGGCTGAGGACGAGGAGGCATGGAGGAGCATGCAGACCTCCGCAGACGCCGCACTTCAGGAGCAGCCGGAGCCCGGCGCCTCCCGGGAACTGCCGTGGCCCATGCTGGCCAGGCGGGCACACAG ACAGAGGCTTGCCAGGGACCGAGTGGCCCAGGGCGCGGGGTCCACAGGGGCCCAATGGACTCGGCTGATTCGGAGGTCCAAGGAGAAGGTGCGGGAAGGCCTGCGCTCCCTGCAGCCCTGGGCGTGGACGCTGAAGAGGATCGGGG GACAGTTTGGCGCTGGCACCGAGTCCTACTTCTCCCTGCTGCGTTTCCTGCTGCTTCTCAACGTGCTGGCCTCGGTGCTGACGGCCTGCATGGTTCTGCTGCCCACCTGGTTGGAGGGGACTCCCCCGGGCCCCCCTGCCCCGAACGCCTCCTCGCCCTGCGGCTCCTACAACCCCGGCTCCCACGGCCTGGTCCCCTTCGCCACCGAGCTCTTCAACCTGCTCTCTGGAGAG GGTTTTCTAGAATGGTCTCCTCTCTTCTACGGGTTCTACCCGCCCCGCCCACACCTGGCCATCACCTACTTGTGCGCTGCGTTTGCCATTGGCCTCCTCTACCTGCTGCTCATCCTTCACCG CTCGGTGTCTGGGCTGAAGCAGACGTTGTTGGCTGAGTCAGAGGCCCTGACCCGCTACAGCCACCGCGTGTTCTCCGCCTGGGACTTTGGACTCAGCGGGGAGGTCCACGTGAGACTCCGCCAGCGCCTGATCCTATATGAGTTGCAG GTGGAGCTGGAGGAAGCGAGAGTGCGGCGCAGGGCTGCGGTGCGGACCCTGGGCCAACAAGCCAGGCTGTGGTCGGTGCGCCTGCTGCTCAACCTGGTGGTGCTGGCGCTCCTGGGGGCAGCCTTCTACGGCATCTACTGGGCTACCGGGGCCACTGTGGGCCTGCAG GACAAGCCTCTTATCCAGCGGACGCCAGTACTGAAGCTCGTGGTGGATTACCTTCCGTCCATCTTCATCTCCTTGGTCAACTTCGTGCTGCCGCCTGTGTTCAAGCTCATTGCACCCCTGGAGGGCTACACCAGGAGTCGCCAGATCGTTTTTATCCTACTCAG GACAGTGTCTCTCCGCCTGGTCTCCCTGCTAGTCCTGCTCTTCTCTCTCTGGAATGAGATCACTTGCGGGGGTGATGCGGAGGATGAGAGGTGCAAAACCTGTGGCTATAATTACAAAGAACTTCCG TGCTGGGAGACCCGCATGGGACAGGAGATGTACAAACTCCTACTGTTTGATCTGCTAACCGGCCTGGCAGTCATCCTGCTCTACCAGTTTCCTCGGAA GCTGCTCTGCGGCCTCTGTCCCGGGGCGCTGGGCCGTTTTGCGAGGACCCAGGAGTTCCAGGTGCCTGACGAAGTGCTGGGGCTCATCTACGCACAGACAGTGGTCTGGGTGGGGAGTTTTTTCTGCCCTTTACTGCCTTTGCTCAACACGGTGAAGTTCCTGTTGCTTTTCTACTTGAAGAAG ATCACCCTCTTCTCCACCTGCTCCCCGGCCTCCCGCACCTTTCGAGCCTCCACTGtgaatttctttttccccttGGTCCTTCTCTTGGGTCTGGCCATCTCCGCCgttcctgtgctttatagcatCTTCCT GATCCCACCTTCCAAGCTGTGTGGTCCATTCCGGGGTCAGTCGTCCATCTGGGTGGTGATCCCCGCGTCTATCCGCGAACTGCCTCAGACGGCCCAGAATGTTCTCTTCTTCCTGGGTACCCAGGCTTTTGCTGTGCCCCTTCTGCTGATCTCCAG CATCTTGATGGCGTATACCGTGGCCCTGGCTAACTCATATGGACGCCTCATCTCTGAACTCAAACGCCAAATACAGACG GAGGCGCAGAATAAAGTCTTCCTGGCACAGCGTGCTGTGGCGCTGAGCTCGGCCGACAGAACTCTTTGA
- the TMC4 gene encoding voltage-gated chloride channel TMC4 isoform X2 yields the protein MEERPPWDPEAWGSVEGRPAPRAARTGPSLSSVLNELPSAATLRYRGPGVLPWGSEEAEDEEAWRSMQTSADAALQEQPEPGASRELPWPMLARRAHRQRLARDRVAQGAGSTGAQWTRLIRRSKEKVREGLRSLQPWAWTLKRIGGQFGAGTESYFSLLRFLLLLNVLASVLTACMVLLPTWLEGTPPGPPAPNASSPCGSYNPGSHGLVPFATELFNLLSGEGFLEWSPLFYGFYPPRPHLAITYLCAAFAIGLLYLLLILHRSVSGLKQTLLAESEALTRYSHRVFSAWDFGLSGEVHVRLRQRLILYELQVELEEARVRRRAAVRTLGQQARLWSVRLLLNLVVLALLGAAFYGIYWATGATVGLQDKPLIQRTPVLKLVVDYLPSIFISLVNFVLPPVFKLIAPLEGYTRSRQIVFILLRTVSLRLVSLLVLLFSLWNEITCGGDAEDERCKTCGYNYKELPCWETRMGQEMYKLLLFDLLTGLAVILLYQFPRKLLCGLCPGALGRFARTQEFQVPDEVLGLIYAQTVVWVGSFFCPLLPLLNTVKFLLLFYLKKEAQNKVFLAQRAVALSSADRTL from the exons ATGGAGGAGCGCCCGCCGTGGGACCCGGAGGCCTGGGGCTCCGTGGAGGGGCGGCCGGCACCCCGGGCGGCCAGAACAG GCCCGTCACTGTCCTCTGTGCTGAATGAGCTGCCCAGCGCTGCCACCCTTCGGTACCGAGGCCCTGGGGTGCTGCCTTGGGGGTCTGAGGAGGCTGAGGACGAGGAGGCATGGAGGAGCATGCAGACCTCCGCAGACGCCGCACTTCAGGAGCAGCCGGAGCCCGGCGCCTCCCGGGAACTGCCGTGGCCCATGCTGGCCAGGCGGGCACACAG ACAGAGGCTTGCCAGGGACCGAGTGGCCCAGGGCGCGGGGTCCACAGGGGCCCAATGGACTCGGCTGATTCGGAGGTCCAAGGAGAAGGTGCGGGAAGGCCTGCGCTCCCTGCAGCCCTGGGCGTGGACGCTGAAGAGGATCGGGG GACAGTTTGGCGCTGGCACCGAGTCCTACTTCTCCCTGCTGCGTTTCCTGCTGCTTCTCAACGTGCTGGCCTCGGTGCTGACGGCCTGCATGGTTCTGCTGCCCACCTGGTTGGAGGGGACTCCCCCGGGCCCCCCTGCCCCGAACGCCTCCTCGCCCTGCGGCTCCTACAACCCCGGCTCCCACGGCCTGGTCCCCTTCGCCACCGAGCTCTTCAACCTGCTCTCTGGAGAG GGTTTTCTAGAATGGTCTCCTCTCTTCTACGGGTTCTACCCGCCCCGCCCACACCTGGCCATCACCTACTTGTGCGCTGCGTTTGCCATTGGCCTCCTCTACCTGCTGCTCATCCTTCACCG CTCGGTGTCTGGGCTGAAGCAGACGTTGTTGGCTGAGTCAGAGGCCCTGACCCGCTACAGCCACCGCGTGTTCTCCGCCTGGGACTTTGGACTCAGCGGGGAGGTCCACGTGAGACTCCGCCAGCGCCTGATCCTATATGAGTTGCAG GTGGAGCTGGAGGAAGCGAGAGTGCGGCGCAGGGCTGCGGTGCGGACCCTGGGCCAACAAGCCAGGCTGTGGTCGGTGCGCCTGCTGCTCAACCTGGTGGTGCTGGCGCTCCTGGGGGCAGCCTTCTACGGCATCTACTGGGCTACCGGGGCCACTGTGGGCCTGCAG GACAAGCCTCTTATCCAGCGGACGCCAGTACTGAAGCTCGTGGTGGATTACCTTCCGTCCATCTTCATCTCCTTGGTCAACTTCGTGCTGCCGCCTGTGTTCAAGCTCATTGCACCCCTGGAGGGCTACACCAGGAGTCGCCAGATCGTTTTTATCCTACTCAG GACAGTGTCTCTCCGCCTGGTCTCCCTGCTAGTCCTGCTCTTCTCTCTCTGGAATGAGATCACTTGCGGGGGTGATGCGGAGGATGAGAGGTGCAAAACCTGTGGCTATAATTACAAAGAACTTCCG TGCTGGGAGACCCGCATGGGACAGGAGATGTACAAACTCCTACTGTTTGATCTGCTAACCGGCCTGGCAGTCATCCTGCTCTACCAGTTTCCTCGGAA GCTGCTCTGCGGCCTCTGTCCCGGGGCGCTGGGCCGTTTTGCGAGGACCCAGGAGTTCCAGGTGCCTGACGAAGTGCTGGGGCTCATCTACGCACAGACAGTGGTCTGGGTGGGGAGTTTTTTCTGCCCTTTACTGCCTTTGCTCAACACGGTGAAGTTCCTGTTGCTTTTCTACTTGAAGAAG GAGGCGCAGAATAAAGTCTTCCTGGCACAGCGTGCTGTGGCGCTGAGCTCGGCCGACAGAACTCTTTGA
- the LENG1 gene encoding leukocyte receptor cluster member 1 homolog: MNILPKKSWHVRNKDNVARVRRDEARAREEEKERERRVLLAQQEARTEFLRKKARHQNWLPALEAAEAGAPGSSGPVDLFRELLEEGKAVTKGNKEYEEEKRQEKERQEKALGILTYLGQSAAEAQTQPPWYQLPPRQGGPASGPGPDERIKSRLDPLREMQKHLGKKRKHSGDSGGHSTKEKAAPEKQRPKGPPSLEQLRADRLRREAAERARAEALLARVGGTAAPEEQPEEVDERRRRYNSQFNPQLARRPRRQDPPVAP, encoded by the exons ATGAATATTTTACCCAAGAAGAGCTGGCACGTCCGGAACAAGGACAATGTCGCCCGCGTGCGGCGTGACGAGGCCCGAGCCcgtgaggaggagaaagagcgTGAGCGGAGGGTGCTGCTCGCTCAGCAGGAG gCCCGCACAGAATTCCTGCGGAAGAAAGCCAGGCATCAGAACTGGcttcctgcactggaagcagcagAAGCGGGAGCCCCAGGCAGTTCTGGCCCTGTGGATCTGTTTCGGGAGCTGCTGGAAGAAGGGAAAGCGGTGACAAAAGGCAATAAAGAATACGAGGAAGAGAAGCGACAGGAGAAG gagaggcaagagaaagCCCTGGGCATCCTGACATACCTGGGCCAGAGTGCAGCGGAAGCCCAGACTCAGCCCCCTTGGTACCAGCTGCCCCCGAGGCAGGGCGGCCCCGCTTCTGGTCCTGGACCCGATGAGAGGATTAAGAGCCGCCTGGACCCACTGCGGGAGATGCAGAAGCACTTGGGGAAGAAGAGAAAGCACAGCGGAGACAGTGGTGGTCACAGCACAAAGGAAAAGGCGGCGCCTGAGAAACAACGACCCAAAGG GCCTCCGTCCCTGGAACAGCTGCGAGCGGACCGTCTGCGGCGGGAAGCGGCGGAGAGGGCGCGGGCAGAGGCCCTGCTGGCCCGGGTGGGCGGCACGGCGGCCCCGGAGGAGCAGCCGGAAGAGGTGGACGAGCGGCGGAGGCGGTACAACTCGCAGTTCAACCCCCAGCTGGCCCGGCGTCCCCGCCGGCAGGACCCACCCGTGGCTCCCTGA
- the CNOT3 gene encoding CCR4-NOT transcription complex subunit 3 isoform X2, translated as MADKRKLQGEIDRCLKKVSEGVEQFEDIWQKLHNAANANQKEKYEADLKKEIKKLQRLRDQIKTWVASNEIKDKRQLIDNRKLIETQMERFKVVERETKTKAYSKEGLGLAQKVDPAQKEKEEVGQWLTNTIDTLNMQVDQFESEVESLSVQTRKKKGDKDKQDRIEGLKRHIEKHRYHVRMLETILRMLDNDSILVDAIRKIKDDVEYYVDSSQDPDFEENEFLYDDLDLEDIPQALVATSPPSHSHMEDEIFNQSSSTPTSTTSSSPIPPSPANCTTENSEDDKKRGRSTDSEVSQSPAKNGSKPVHSSQHPQSPAVPPSYPPGPPPAASALSATPGSNGAPAAAAPASALGAKASPAPSHSAGTPAPYAQAVAPPAPSGPPSAQPRPPSAQPGAGSGGGGNSGGGGGAGKQNGATSYSSVVADSPAEAALSSTGGSSTGSQALGPPPGPHNPPPSTAKEPSATAPVGAGGVAPGSGNNAGGPSLLVPLPVNPPSSPTPSFNEAKAAGSLLNGPPQFSAAPEIKAPEPLSSLKSMAERAAISSGIEDPVPTLHLTERDILLSSTSAPPASAQPPLQLSEVNIPLSLGVCPLGPVPLTKEQLYQQAMEEAAWHHMPHPSDSERIRQYLPRNPCPTPPYHHQMPPPHSDTVEFYQRLSTETLFFIFYYLEGTKAQYLAAKALKKQSWRFHTKYMMWFQRHEEPKTITDEFEQGTYIYFDYEKWGQRKKEGFTFEYRYLEDRDLQ; from the exons ATGGCGGACAAGCGCAAACTCCAAG GTGAGATTGACCGCTGCCTCAAGAAGGTGTCCGAGGGCGTGGAGCAATTTGAAGATATTTGGCAGAAG CTCCACAATGCAGCCAACGCGAACCAGAAAGAAAAGTATGAGGCTGATCTAAAGAAGGAGATTAAGAAGCTTCAA CGGCTGAGGGACCAGATCAAGACATGGGTAGCGTCCAACGAGATCAAGGACAAGAGGCAGCTCATAGACAACCGCAAGCTCATTGAGACG CAAATGGAGCGGTTCAAAGTCGTGGAGCGAGAGACCAAGACCAAAGCCTACAGCAAGGAGGGCCTGGGCCTGGCGCAGAAGGTGGACCCCgcccagaaggagaaggaggaggtcgGCCAGTGGCTCACG AACACCATCGACACCCTGAACATGCAGGTGGACCAGTTTGAGAGCGAAGTGGAGTCCCTGTCGGTGCAGACGCGCAAGAAGAAGGGTGACAAGGAT AAGCAGGACCGGATCGAGGGCCTGAAGCGGCACATCGAGAAGCACCGTTACCATGTGCGTATGCTGGAGACCATCCTGCGCATGCTGGACAATGACTCCATCCTGGTGGACGCCATCCGCAAGATCAAAGACGACGTCGAGTACTATGTGGACTCGTCCCAGGACCCCGACTTCGAGGAGAACGAGTTCCTCTACGATGACCTGGACCTCGAGGACATTC CACAGGCGCTGGTCGCCACCTCCCCCCCCAGCCACAGCCACATGGAGGACGAGATCTTCAACCAGTCCAGCAGCACGCCCACCTCGACCACCTCTAGCTCGCCCATCCCGCCCAGCCCGGCCAACTGCACCACG GAAAACTCGGAAGACGACAAGAAGAGGGGCCGCTCGACAGACAGTGAAGTCAGCCAG TCTCCAGCCAAAAACGGCTCCAAGCCCGTCCACAGCAGCCAGCACCCTCAGTCCCCGGCTGTGCCGCCCAGCTACCCGCCCGGCCCCCCGCCCGCCGCCTCTGCCCTGAGCGCCACCCCTGGCAGCAACGGGGCCCCAGCTGCGGCTGCCCCCGCGAGCGCTCTGGGCGCCAAGGCCAGCCCGGCGCCCAGCCACAGTGCAGGCACCCCTGCCCCCTACGCACAGGCTGTGGCCCCGCCGGCCCCCAGTGGGCCCCCCAGTGCCCAGCCCCGGCCCCCCAGCGCCCAGCCTGGGGCGGGAAGTGGCGGCGGGGGCAACAGCGGCGGAGGCGGGGGCGCCGGCAAGCAGAACGGTGCCACCA GTTACAGCTCGGTGGTGGCGGACAGCCCGGCGGAGGCAGCGCTCAGCAGCACCGGGGGCAGCAGCACTGGCAGCCAGgccctgggccccccgcccggccCCCACAACCCGCCCCCCAGCACCGC GAAGGAACCCAGTGCCACAGCCCCAGTGGGTGCCGGGGGTGTGGCCCCAGGCTCAGGGAACAACGCAGGGGGACCCAGCCTCCTGGTGCCGCTCCCTGTGAACCCCCCCAGCTCCCCAACGCCCAGCTTCAATGAGGCCAAGGCAGCTGGCAGCCTGCTGAACGGGCCTCCGCAGTTCAGCGCCGCACCCGAGATCAAG GCCCCCGAGCCCCTGAGCTCGCTGAAGTCTATGGCGGAGCGTGCGGCCATCAGCTCTGGCATCGAAGACCCCGTACCCACGCTGCACCTGACCGAGCGAG ACATCCTCCTGAGCAGCACGTCGGCACCCCCGGCCTCGGCCCAGCCCCCCCTGCAGCTGTCGGAGGTGAACATCCCGCTGTCGCTGGGCGTGTGTCCACTGGGCCCAGTGCCCCTCACCAAGGAGCAGCTCTACCAGCAGGCCATGGAGGAGGCCGCCTGGCACCACATGCCCCACCCCTCGGACTCGGAGCGTATCCG GCAGTACCTACCCCGGAACCCTTGTCCGACGCCCCCCTACCACCACCAGATGCCACCCCCACACTCGGACACCGTGGAGTTCTACCAGCGCCTGTCCACAGAGACGCTCTTCTTCATCTTCTACTATCTGGAG GGCACGAAGGCGCAGTACCTGGCAGCCAAGGCCCTGAAGAAGCAGTCCTGGCGGTTCCACACCAAGTACATGATGTGGTTCCAGAGGCACGAGGAGCCCAAGACCATCACAGACGAGTTCGAGCAG GGCACCTACATCTACTTTGACTACGAGAAGTGGGGCCAGCGGAAGAAGGAAGGCTTCACCTTTGAGTACCGCTACCTGGAGGACCGGGACCTCCAGTGA
- the CNOT3 gene encoding CCR4-NOT transcription complex subunit 3 isoform X1: protein MADKRKLQGEIDRCLKKVSEGVEQFEDIWQKLHNAANANQKEKYEADLKKEIKKLQRLRDQIKTWVASNEIKDKRQLIDNRKLIETQMERFKVVERETKTKAYSKEGLGLAQKVDPAQKEKEEVGQWLTNTIDTLNMQVDQFESEVESLSVQTRKKKGDKDQKQDRIEGLKRHIEKHRYHVRMLETILRMLDNDSILVDAIRKIKDDVEYYVDSSQDPDFEENEFLYDDLDLEDIPQALVATSPPSHSHMEDEIFNQSSSTPTSTTSSSPIPPSPANCTTENSEDDKKRGRSTDSEVSQSPAKNGSKPVHSSQHPQSPAVPPSYPPGPPPAASALSATPGSNGAPAAAAPASALGAKASPAPSHSAGTPAPYAQAVAPPAPSGPPSAQPRPPSAQPGAGSGGGGNSGGGGGAGKQNGATSYSSVVADSPAEAALSSTGGSSTGSQALGPPPGPHNPPPSTAKEPSATAPVGAGGVAPGSGNNAGGPSLLVPLPVNPPSSPTPSFNEAKAAGSLLNGPPQFSAAPEIKAPEPLSSLKSMAERAAISSGIEDPVPTLHLTERDILLSSTSAPPASAQPPLQLSEVNIPLSLGVCPLGPVPLTKEQLYQQAMEEAAWHHMPHPSDSERIRQYLPRNPCPTPPYHHQMPPPHSDTVEFYQRLSTETLFFIFYYLEGTKAQYLAAKALKKQSWRFHTKYMMWFQRHEEPKTITDEFEQGTYIYFDYEKWGQRKKEGFTFEYRYLEDRDLQ from the exons ATGGCGGACAAGCGCAAACTCCAAG GTGAGATTGACCGCTGCCTCAAGAAGGTGTCCGAGGGCGTGGAGCAATTTGAAGATATTTGGCAGAAG CTCCACAATGCAGCCAACGCGAACCAGAAAGAAAAGTATGAGGCTGATCTAAAGAAGGAGATTAAGAAGCTTCAA CGGCTGAGGGACCAGATCAAGACATGGGTAGCGTCCAACGAGATCAAGGACAAGAGGCAGCTCATAGACAACCGCAAGCTCATTGAGACG CAAATGGAGCGGTTCAAAGTCGTGGAGCGAGAGACCAAGACCAAAGCCTACAGCAAGGAGGGCCTGGGCCTGGCGCAGAAGGTGGACCCCgcccagaaggagaaggaggaggtcgGCCAGTGGCTCACG AACACCATCGACACCCTGAACATGCAGGTGGACCAGTTTGAGAGCGAAGTGGAGTCCCTGTCGGTGCAGACGCGCAAGAAGAAGGGTGACAAGGAT CAGAAGCAGGACCGGATCGAGGGCCTGAAGCGGCACATCGAGAAGCACCGTTACCATGTGCGTATGCTGGAGACCATCCTGCGCATGCTGGACAATGACTCCATCCTGGTGGACGCCATCCGCAAGATCAAAGACGACGTCGAGTACTATGTGGACTCGTCCCAGGACCCCGACTTCGAGGAGAACGAGTTCCTCTACGATGACCTGGACCTCGAGGACATTC CACAGGCGCTGGTCGCCACCTCCCCCCCCAGCCACAGCCACATGGAGGACGAGATCTTCAACCAGTCCAGCAGCACGCCCACCTCGACCACCTCTAGCTCGCCCATCCCGCCCAGCCCGGCCAACTGCACCACG GAAAACTCGGAAGACGACAAGAAGAGGGGCCGCTCGACAGACAGTGAAGTCAGCCAG TCTCCAGCCAAAAACGGCTCCAAGCCCGTCCACAGCAGCCAGCACCCTCAGTCCCCGGCTGTGCCGCCCAGCTACCCGCCCGGCCCCCCGCCCGCCGCCTCTGCCCTGAGCGCCACCCCTGGCAGCAACGGGGCCCCAGCTGCGGCTGCCCCCGCGAGCGCTCTGGGCGCCAAGGCCAGCCCGGCGCCCAGCCACAGTGCAGGCACCCCTGCCCCCTACGCACAGGCTGTGGCCCCGCCGGCCCCCAGTGGGCCCCCCAGTGCCCAGCCCCGGCCCCCCAGCGCCCAGCCTGGGGCGGGAAGTGGCGGCGGGGGCAACAGCGGCGGAGGCGGGGGCGCCGGCAAGCAGAACGGTGCCACCA GTTACAGCTCGGTGGTGGCGGACAGCCCGGCGGAGGCAGCGCTCAGCAGCACCGGGGGCAGCAGCACTGGCAGCCAGgccctgggccccccgcccggccCCCACAACCCGCCCCCCAGCACCGC GAAGGAACCCAGTGCCACAGCCCCAGTGGGTGCCGGGGGTGTGGCCCCAGGCTCAGGGAACAACGCAGGGGGACCCAGCCTCCTGGTGCCGCTCCCTGTGAACCCCCCCAGCTCCCCAACGCCCAGCTTCAATGAGGCCAAGGCAGCTGGCAGCCTGCTGAACGGGCCTCCGCAGTTCAGCGCCGCACCCGAGATCAAG GCCCCCGAGCCCCTGAGCTCGCTGAAGTCTATGGCGGAGCGTGCGGCCATCAGCTCTGGCATCGAAGACCCCGTACCCACGCTGCACCTGACCGAGCGAG ACATCCTCCTGAGCAGCACGTCGGCACCCCCGGCCTCGGCCCAGCCCCCCCTGCAGCTGTCGGAGGTGAACATCCCGCTGTCGCTGGGCGTGTGTCCACTGGGCCCAGTGCCCCTCACCAAGGAGCAGCTCTACCAGCAGGCCATGGAGGAGGCCGCCTGGCACCACATGCCCCACCCCTCGGACTCGGAGCGTATCCG GCAGTACCTACCCCGGAACCCTTGTCCGACGCCCCCCTACCACCACCAGATGCCACCCCCACACTCGGACACCGTGGAGTTCTACCAGCGCCTGTCCACAGAGACGCTCTTCTTCATCTTCTACTATCTGGAG GGCACGAAGGCGCAGTACCTGGCAGCCAAGGCCCTGAAGAAGCAGTCCTGGCGGTTCCACACCAAGTACATGATGTGGTTCCAGAGGCACGAGGAGCCCAAGACCATCACAGACGAGTTCGAGCAG GGCACCTACATCTACTTTGACTACGAGAAGTGGGGCCAGCGGAAGAAGGAAGGCTTCACCTTTGAGTACCGCTACCTGGAGGACCGGGACCTCCAGTGA